The following coding sequences lie in one Glycine max cultivar Williams 82 chromosome 19, Glycine_max_v4.0, whole genome shotgun sequence genomic window:
- the LOC102659645 gene encoding uncharacterized protein, with the protein MDMMKNSPFDVSSSYLLIEASGDSEADWNPYTKGEHADDDAQSCIYDSSEICNASELNGYDESWNIDDDVEDEKKDDVIHHGTSYCDDDDMQHQKSCVSDDSGQELVDEMEKNRLFWEACLAS; encoded by the coding sequence ATGGACATGATGAAGAATAGCCCTTTTGatgtctcttcttcttacttgcTTATTGAGGCCAGTGGTGACTCTGAAGCCGATTGGAACCCCTACACTAAGGGTGAACATGCAGATGATGATGCTCAATCTTGCATCTATGATAGTTCTGAGATTTGTAATGCTTCTGAACTCAATGGATATGATGAGTCTTGGAatattgatgatgatgttgaagATGAGAAGAAAGATGATGTTATTCATCATGGAACTTCATattgtgatgatgatgatatgcAACACCAGAAGTCCTGTGTGTCTGATGATTCAGGCCAAGAATTGGTGGATGAGATGGAAAAGAACAGGCTTTTCTGGGAAGCTTGTTTGGCATCTTGA